The proteins below come from a single Paenarthrobacter ureafaciens genomic window:
- a CDS encoding F510_1955 family glycosylhydrolase → MPLAKPSLYRAAGVAALLAFLPAMAACTQPSPSSGPAESSHGMTDNALPGNHVHALAVNSESGQVLLATHEGLFDVTVTPATKIGDTNDLMGFTVGAGNVFYTSGHPGPGSSLPDPLGLMKSTDGGKTWEPLSRQGESDFHALTVTKSGIVGYDGQLRGSADGKAWEVAAAGFAPAVLAGHADSDTVLATTENGIQRSTDGGKTWKAVPDGPVIQFAAFADPTEAFGVAPDGTTYHSADAGVTWTRKGRVASEVQAIAAGNGSGGSPSLWVATVDEVVVSTDAGATFGPANTH, encoded by the coding sequence ATGCCTTTAGCCAAACCGTCGTTATACCGGGCCGCAGGAGTCGCCGCACTCCTCGCCTTCCTTCCTGCCATGGCTGCCTGCACCCAGCCCTCTCCGTCTTCCGGCCCTGCAGAGTCTTCACATGGGATGACGGACAACGCGCTGCCCGGCAACCACGTGCACGCGCTGGCCGTCAACAGTGAGTCCGGCCAGGTCCTGCTCGCCACCCACGAGGGTTTGTTTGACGTTACTGTTACCCCCGCGACCAAGATCGGTGACACGAACGACCTCATGGGTTTCACCGTTGGCGCCGGTAACGTCTTCTACACCTCCGGCCATCCCGGGCCCGGATCGTCCTTGCCCGACCCGCTGGGATTGATGAAATCCACCGACGGCGGGAAGACTTGGGAACCGCTCTCCCGGCAAGGCGAATCAGACTTCCACGCCCTGACAGTCACCAAGTCCGGAATTGTCGGCTACGACGGCCAGTTGCGCGGAAGTGCTGACGGGAAAGCCTGGGAGGTCGCTGCTGCCGGTTTCGCCCCTGCCGTCCTGGCCGGACATGCCGACTCTGACACGGTGCTGGCCACCACAGAGAACGGGATCCAGCGCTCCACCGACGGCGGGAAGACCTGGAAAGCGGTCCCCGACGGACCAGTGATCCAGTTCGCCGCGTTCGCGGACCCCACCGAAGCCTTCGGCGTGGCTCCGGACGGGACCACGTACCACTCCGCCGACGCCGGTGTTACCTGGACCAGGAAAGGCCGCGTCGCATCCGAGGTCCAGGCCATCGCGGCAGGAAACGGATCCGGCGGGAGTCCGTCCCTGTGGGTGGCCACCGTTGATGAGGTCGTGGTGTCCACCGACGCCGGTGCAACATTCGGCCCCGCCAACACGCACTGA
- a CDS encoding DUF305 domain-containing protein yields MKTKKLLPLSAVALVASLALAGCSTGTPGSSGTSMPGMDHGNMGSSSAPAPSAPASAGDHNAADAMFAQAMIPHHAQAVEMSGMILAKQDIPAQVSALATRIKDAQGPEIETMTGWLKGWNESTMMPSGHSMDGMMSDDDMAKLDAAQGTEAAKLFLSQMIAHHRGAVAMAETETRDGKNTDAVKLAKEIITAQEAEIKEMEQLLAGL; encoded by the coding sequence GTGAAAACCAAAAAGCTTTTGCCCCTCTCCGCTGTTGCCCTTGTCGCTTCCCTGGCACTCGCAGGATGCAGCACCGGAACCCCCGGTTCGTCGGGGACGTCCATGCCCGGGATGGACCACGGAAATATGGGCTCCTCCAGCGCCCCCGCGCCATCTGCGCCCGCGAGCGCGGGGGACCATAACGCGGCCGACGCGATGTTCGCGCAGGCAATGATCCCCCACCATGCCCAAGCCGTGGAGATGAGCGGGATGATCCTCGCCAAGCAGGACATCCCTGCCCAGGTGAGCGCGTTGGCAACCCGTATCAAGGATGCCCAAGGCCCGGAAATCGAGACAATGACCGGTTGGTTGAAAGGCTGGAACGAGTCCACGATGATGCCCTCGGGCCACAGCATGGACGGCATGATGAGTGACGATGACATGGCCAAACTCGACGCAGCCCAGGGTACCGAGGCTGCCAAACTGTTCCTGTCGCAGATGATTGCCCACCACCGCGGTGCCGTGGCGATGGCGGAGACGGAAACCCGCGACGGCAAGAACACCGATGCCGTGAAGTTGGCCAAGGAGATCATCACCGCGCAGGAGGCAGAGATCAAGGAGATGGAGCAACTGCTGGCCGGCCTCTAG
- a CDS encoding copper-translocating P-type ATPase, protein MTEHTQHNSHSPVRDSEPDHAHHAGHSPEMHGGQHKQHHGHGPDDDHMVHSHGQHAGHSTAMFKDRFWLTLALSVPVVFFSPMFAHLLGYMPPEFPGSAWIPPALGTVIFFYGGMPFLKGGLSELKTRKPGMMLLIAMAISVAFIASWATTLRIGNFDLDFWWELALLVAIMLLGHWIEMRALGSAQGALDALAALLPDEAERVTPNGTETVPVTDLAPGDVVLVRSGARMPADGTIVEGQAEFDESMITGESKTVARGPGDPVVAGTVATDNTVRVRVTAVGEDTALAGIQRLVAEAQASSTKAQALADRAAAFLFYFATIAGVVTFIAWILPGSLPEAVTRTVTVLVIACPHALGLAIPLVIAISTEQAARVGVLIKNRMALERMRTVDVVLFDKTGTLTKGEPELKDITAVDGTTPRELLAVAAAVESDSEHPVARAIVRAAHHQGLDLPTATGFSSMTGRGVRAMIDGRTVQVGGPALLRELDLTETDAMAATTRQWAGRGAAVLHVVDGDRILGAVSLEDAIRPESRQAVKALQARGIKVALITGDARQVADAVGAELGIDEVFAEVLPADKDKKVAQLQARGLKVAMVGDGVNDSPALARAEVGIAIGAGTDVAMESAGVILAGNDPRAVLSMVDLSRASYTKMWQNLIWATGYNIIAVPLAAGVLAFAGVVLSPAAGAVLMSASTIVVALNAQLLRRVKLNPSQVR, encoded by the coding sequence ATGACAGAGCACACGCAGCACAACTCCCACTCACCGGTCAGGGACTCCGAACCGGACCACGCACACCACGCCGGGCACAGCCCTGAAATGCACGGCGGCCAGCACAAACAGCACCACGGCCACGGTCCGGACGACGACCATATGGTGCACAGCCATGGGCAGCATGCCGGGCACAGTACGGCGATGTTCAAGGACCGGTTCTGGTTGACCCTGGCATTATCCGTCCCGGTGGTGTTCTTCAGCCCGATGTTCGCCCACCTGCTCGGCTACATGCCGCCGGAGTTCCCGGGCTCGGCCTGGATCCCACCAGCGCTGGGCACCGTGATCTTCTTCTACGGCGGCATGCCGTTCCTCAAAGGAGGACTCAGTGAGCTGAAGACCAGGAAGCCGGGCATGATGCTGCTGATTGCCATGGCAATCAGCGTCGCGTTCATCGCCTCGTGGGCCACCACCCTGCGGATCGGGAACTTCGATCTGGACTTCTGGTGGGAACTGGCGCTGCTGGTCGCCATCATGCTGCTGGGGCACTGGATCGAGATGCGCGCCCTTGGTTCGGCCCAAGGTGCCCTGGATGCCCTGGCCGCTTTACTGCCTGATGAAGCAGAACGCGTCACCCCCAACGGCACGGAAACAGTCCCGGTCACCGACCTCGCTCCAGGGGATGTAGTGCTGGTCCGCTCCGGGGCCCGGATGCCCGCGGACGGGACGATCGTGGAGGGGCAGGCCGAGTTCGACGAATCCATGATCACCGGCGAGTCCAAGACCGTCGCCCGAGGGCCCGGGGACCCCGTGGTTGCCGGCACAGTCGCCACGGACAACACCGTCCGGGTGCGCGTCACCGCCGTCGGAGAGGACACAGCCCTGGCGGGTATCCAGCGGCTGGTCGCGGAAGCGCAGGCTTCCTCGACCAAAGCCCAGGCCCTGGCCGACAGGGCGGCGGCGTTCTTGTTCTACTTCGCCACGATCGCCGGCGTCGTCACCTTCATCGCCTGGATCCTGCCCGGCAGCCTGCCCGAAGCCGTGACCCGCACTGTCACAGTGCTCGTCATCGCCTGCCCTCACGCACTGGGCCTGGCCATCCCTTTGGTCATCGCCATATCCACCGAACAAGCCGCCCGGGTCGGGGTGCTGATCAAGAACCGGATGGCCCTTGAACGGATGCGCACCGTCGACGTCGTCCTGTTCGATAAGACCGGCACCCTGACCAAAGGCGAACCTGAGCTCAAAGACATCACCGCCGTCGACGGCACCACGCCCCGGGAGCTGCTGGCAGTGGCCGCAGCCGTGGAATCCGACAGTGAACACCCCGTCGCCCGGGCCATCGTCCGCGCCGCGCACCACCAAGGCCTGGACCTGCCAACCGCGACCGGATTTTCCTCAATGACCGGCCGCGGAGTGAGGGCGATGATCGATGGCCGGACAGTGCAGGTCGGCGGGCCGGCCCTGCTCCGCGAACTCGACCTGACCGAAACCGACGCCATGGCCGCCACCACCAGGCAATGGGCCGGACGTGGCGCTGCGGTGCTGCACGTCGTAGACGGTGACCGGATCCTCGGAGCGGTGAGCCTGGAAGATGCGATCCGTCCGGAGTCACGGCAGGCAGTGAAGGCCCTGCAGGCCCGGGGCATCAAGGTGGCTCTGATCACCGGTGACGCCCGCCAGGTTGCGGATGCTGTGGGGGCCGAGCTTGGCATCGACGAGGTCTTCGCCGAGGTCCTCCCGGCCGACAAGGACAAGAAGGTCGCGCAACTGCAGGCCCGCGGGCTGAAAGTTGCGATGGTCGGTGACGGGGTGAACGACTCCCCCGCCCTGGCCCGGGCCGAAGTCGGCATCGCCATCGGCGCCGGCACCGACGTCGCCATGGAATCGGCCGGAGTCATCCTGGCCGGCAACGATCCCCGCGCCGTGCTGTCCATGGTTGATCTGTCCCGGGCCAGCTATACCAAGATGTGGCAGAACCTCATCTGGGCCACCGGTTACAACATCATCGCCGTGCCATTGGCTGCCGGCGTCCTGGCCTTCGCGGGGGTCGTGTTGTCCCCGGCAGCCGGGGCAGTACTCATGTCTGCGTCCACGATCGTCGTGGCCCTGAACGCTCAGCTTCTCCGAAGGGTGAAACTGAACCCCTCCCAGGTTCGTTAA
- a CDS encoding multicopper oxidase family protein has translation MKPLSRRRALLLGGLGIAATAAGGGGLARTLASRTTAVPGGELVQPAEVRSTNGQLQVRLQAAPGPMVLGGRQAAALGYNGGIPGPTLRLFPGDVLRVELVNNLAQATNLHVHGLHVSPEGNGDNVFVSVNPGDAFSYGYKLPADHPPGVYWYHPHHHGTVADQIFAGLFGAIIVEDRKPIESALERVLLISDTTLDGQGNVAQVPMMERMMGRQGELLLVNGKSNPHFDARPGQRERWRIVNTCVARYLRLRLDGQQMQLLGMDSGRFPAPKPVNEVLLTPGNRADLLVTTSDGGSVLRALYQDRGSMPGMMGQMPGERGPADQPDGTALATLRVAGEPVPQLPTVPIQDVPEDLRSAAVAARRRIVLAAGMGRGMMRFTINGKEFQEARIDTRVASGSVEEWTLTNASPMDHPFHLHVWPMQIIEENGQSVDDAIWQDVVNVPANGRVKVRVAFKDFRGRSVYHCHILDHEDLGMMGSIEVT, from the coding sequence ATGAAGCCGCTCAGTCGCCGTCGGGCGTTGCTCCTGGGCGGGCTGGGCATAGCGGCAACTGCGGCCGGCGGGGGCGGGTTGGCCAGGACCCTGGCCTCGCGGACGACGGCCGTGCCGGGCGGCGAACTGGTCCAGCCCGCGGAAGTGCGGAGCACGAACGGCCAGTTGCAGGTCCGCCTCCAAGCAGCACCAGGACCGATGGTGTTGGGAGGACGGCAAGCCGCGGCACTGGGCTACAACGGCGGTATTCCCGGCCCAACGCTTCGTTTGTTTCCAGGCGATGTGCTCCGCGTGGAACTCGTCAACAACCTTGCCCAAGCCACCAACCTGCATGTGCACGGGCTCCATGTTTCACCGGAAGGCAACGGCGACAACGTTTTTGTTTCGGTGAACCCCGGCGACGCCTTTTCCTACGGCTACAAACTCCCTGCGGACCATCCCCCGGGCGTTTATTGGTATCACCCCCACCATCACGGCACGGTAGCCGACCAGATCTTCGCCGGACTCTTCGGAGCAATCATCGTCGAGGACCGGAAACCGATTGAGTCAGCCCTGGAACGTGTGCTGCTTATTTCGGACACCACCCTTGATGGGCAAGGGAACGTTGCACAAGTGCCCATGATGGAACGGATGATGGGCCGGCAGGGTGAACTGCTCCTTGTCAACGGTAAAAGCAACCCACACTTCGATGCCCGCCCGGGCCAGCGCGAAAGGTGGCGCATCGTCAACACCTGCGTGGCCCGCTACCTGCGGTTGCGGCTCGACGGTCAGCAAATGCAACTGCTGGGCATGGACTCCGGCCGGTTCCCGGCGCCCAAGCCAGTCAATGAAGTTCTCCTGACGCCAGGAAACCGCGCTGACCTTCTTGTGACCACTTCCGACGGCGGATCGGTCCTGCGCGCGCTCTACCAGGACCGGGGAAGTATGCCGGGGATGATGGGGCAGATGCCCGGAGAACGAGGCCCGGCCGACCAGCCGGACGGTACGGCACTGGCAACTCTCCGCGTGGCCGGCGAACCGGTCCCGCAACTGCCGACGGTGCCCATCCAGGACGTACCTGAAGACCTGCGGTCAGCGGCAGTGGCGGCACGCCGGCGGATCGTACTGGCCGCCGGCATGGGCAGAGGCATGATGCGCTTCACGATCAACGGCAAGGAATTCCAGGAAGCGCGGATAGACACAAGGGTGGCTTCCGGATCCGTGGAGGAATGGACGCTGACCAACGCCAGTCCCATGGATCACCCGTTCCACCTTCATGTCTGGCCCATGCAGATCATCGAGGAGAACGGTCAGTCCGTGGACGATGCCATCTGGCAGGACGTGGTCAATGTACCCGCCAACGGGCGGGTGAAGGTCAGGGTGGCGTTCAAAGACTTCCGCGGGCGGTCCGTCTATCACTGCCACATCCTGGACCACGAAGACTTGGGAATGATGGGGTCCATTGAAGTCACGTAG
- a CDS encoding SHOCT domain-containing protein has protein sequence MMWGYGQGMMWMWLWVPLLLVGVAILVLLAVKVFGGHGPAGPQIPGGIPPTGRSTARRILDERFARGELTADQYREHLKVLGEGP, from the coding sequence ATGATGTGGGGTTACGGACAAGGCATGATGTGGATGTGGCTGTGGGTCCCCCTGCTGCTGGTCGGCGTCGCGATCCTGGTACTTCTGGCAGTCAAGGTCTTTGGCGGACACGGACCCGCCGGCCCACAGATTCCGGGGGGCATCCCGCCCACGGGACGGAGCACGGCCCGCCGGATCCTTGATGAGCGCTTTGCCAGAGGAGAACTCACGGCGGACCAGTACCGCGAACATCTCAAAGTGCTTGGTGAGGGCCCGTAA
- a CDS encoding phosphomannomutase/phosphoglucomutase — MDLSSAFKAYDVRGIVGDSLTDEAAEAIGAAFVDVLGLAGRKVLCGGDMRPSSWGFVSAFSLGASRRGAEVYDLGLISTDELYFASGALDAAGAIFTASHNPSQYNGIKMAKAGAVPISSDTGLLAIRDLAQRYLDGGYPTAQRAGNIAPLDVLGDYAAKLRTLIDLDTVRPLKVVVDAGNGMAGLTVPAVLGNELLDGLPLTIVPLYFELDGTFPNHPANPLEPENLLDLRAAVLEHGADIGLAFDGDADRCFVVDETGRAVSPSAITAMIAVREIARAQAQGEAAPTVIHNLITSRAVPEFVEQAGGRPVRTRVGHSFIKARMAEENAVFGGEHSAHYYFRDFYNADTGLLAAMHVLAALGEQDAPLSTLAGKFEPYSASGEINSAVTDADQAIAAVRNSYEPAPGVAFDESDGLTIAAESGHWWFNVRASNTEELLRLNVEANDAATMQSVRDAVLDLIRN; from the coding sequence ATGGATCTTTCATCCGCGTTCAAGGCCTACGACGTGCGGGGCATCGTAGGTGATTCACTCACTGACGAAGCCGCCGAAGCCATAGGCGCCGCCTTCGTCGACGTCCTGGGCCTCGCCGGCCGGAAGGTTCTCTGCGGAGGCGACATGCGCCCGTCATCCTGGGGATTCGTCTCGGCGTTCTCCCTCGGGGCGTCCCGCCGGGGTGCCGAGGTGTACGACCTCGGGCTGATTTCCACCGATGAGCTCTACTTTGCCAGCGGTGCGCTCGACGCCGCAGGTGCCATTTTCACGGCAAGTCACAATCCCTCCCAGTACAACGGAATCAAGATGGCCAAAGCCGGGGCCGTTCCCATTTCATCCGACACGGGGCTGCTCGCCATACGCGATCTTGCGCAACGCTACCTGGACGGGGGTTACCCCACGGCGCAAAGGGCAGGGAATATCGCCCCGCTTGATGTCCTTGGCGACTACGCCGCGAAGCTGCGTACACTCATCGATCTGGACACCGTGCGACCCCTCAAGGTTGTTGTCGACGCAGGGAACGGCATGGCAGGTTTGACGGTTCCGGCCGTCTTGGGCAACGAATTGCTGGACGGCCTGCCCCTCACCATTGTCCCCCTGTACTTCGAACTGGACGGGACGTTCCCGAACCACCCCGCCAACCCCTTGGAGCCGGAGAACCTGCTGGACCTGCGGGCAGCCGTCCTGGAGCACGGTGCCGATATTGGTTTGGCCTTCGACGGCGACGCGGACCGCTGCTTCGTCGTCGACGAGACAGGGCGGGCGGTATCGCCGTCGGCAATAACCGCGATGATAGCCGTCCGCGAAATTGCCCGGGCCCAGGCGCAGGGCGAGGCCGCCCCGACCGTCATCCACAACCTCATTACGTCCCGGGCAGTGCCTGAATTCGTCGAACAGGCCGGTGGACGGCCCGTCCGCACGCGCGTTGGCCATTCCTTCATCAAGGCACGCATGGCTGAGGAAAACGCTGTCTTCGGAGGCGAGCATTCGGCCCATTACTACTTCCGCGACTTCTACAACGCGGACACGGGATTGCTGGCCGCGATGCATGTCCTCGCTGCCCTTGGCGAACAGGATGCGCCCCTCTCCACGCTTGCCGGCAAGTTCGAGCCGTACTCTGCCAGCGGCGAAATCAATTCCGCTGTCACCGATGCCGATCAAGCCATCGCGGCGGTTCGGAACTCCTACGAACCGGCACCCGGAGTTGCCTTTGACGAGTCGGACGGGCTGACCATAGCCGCGGAATCAGGTCACTGGTGGTTCAACGTCAGGGCATCGAACACCGAGGAGCTGCTCCGCCTGAACGTTGAGGCCAATGATGCCGCAACCATGCAGTCCGTTCGGGATGCCGTCCTGGATCTCATCCGGAACTGA
- a CDS encoding sulfite exporter TauE/SafE family protein translates to MLTTGLVLGAVVMGAGMQRVTGMGFALVAAPFLVLLLGPVEGVVLVNVCGAVTAGAIIFRVVRDIDWKQYLALAASALAGIVPAAILIRYLPPPVLEISIGVILAIGLTVLLVMKSAVLPRRRRYLFAAGGLSGFMNTAAGVGGPAVSMYSIATRWQHKSFAATMQPYFFTIGSFSLLSKAITAPASFPVLPMTMWLAVAAACLAGLVLGDLAAKRVSARAAQILLIILAYLGAAATIVRGVLDAMG, encoded by the coding sequence ATGCTGACCACCGGGCTGGTCCTGGGCGCCGTCGTCATGGGCGCCGGCATGCAGCGTGTCACCGGGATGGGGTTTGCTTTGGTGGCGGCCCCGTTCCTGGTCCTGCTTTTGGGCCCGGTGGAGGGCGTGGTGCTGGTCAACGTCTGCGGAGCCGTGACCGCGGGAGCGATTATCTTCCGCGTCGTTCGGGATATTGACTGGAAACAGTACCTGGCGTTGGCTGCGTCGGCGCTGGCGGGAATCGTGCCGGCGGCCATCCTCATCCGGTACCTGCCGCCTCCGGTCCTTGAGATCTCGATCGGAGTCATCCTCGCCATCGGGCTGACAGTCCTGCTGGTGATGAAATCGGCAGTCCTCCCCCGCCGTCGTCGGTACCTCTTCGCGGCAGGCGGACTCAGCGGCTTCATGAATACCGCAGCAGGAGTGGGCGGACCGGCGGTCAGCATGTATTCCATCGCAACCCGGTGGCAGCACAAGTCCTTCGCCGCCACCATGCAGCCCTACTTCTTCACCATCGGCTCGTTTTCCCTCCTCTCCAAAGCCATCACCGCCCCCGCGTCATTTCCGGTTCTACCCATGACGATGTGGCTCGCCGTCGCGGCTGCCTGCCTGGCCGGACTGGTGCTGGGTGACCTGGCTGCCAAACGCGTTTCGGCCCGCGCAGCGCAGATTTTGCTGATCATCCTGGCCTATCTTGGCGCGGCTGCCACGATTGTGCGCGGCGTGCTGGATGCCATGGGCTGA
- a CDS encoding NAD-dependent succinate-semialdehyde dehydrogenase: MNLKSAHHLINGTWHSSDSSKDVLDPGNGSTVGEVAWGDAADATRAADAAAEAFGSWSRTTVRTRADLLQNAAALLAERRNELAHTLALEAGKRLPEAQGEVDFSVEYFRWFAEEVRRSTGTVSPPELRGRRHLSTRKPIGVALSLTPWNFPVSIQARKLAAMLAAGCTVVGRVSDKAPLAATGLFEVLHDAGFPAGVVNLVHGPSRETTAALLKHPAVRAVSFTGSTGVGRQIMASASDRIVRPLLELGGNAPFIVFEDADLDAAVEGAVLGRLRNTGQSCVAANRFLVQDSIADEFARKLAAKFDALTIGHGVPEGDSAVPDLGPVIDDDRVRAVQALVDDALDRGARRVTERTQVPGQGSFMAPTLLVDVPADAPLVSDEVFGPAAGVVTFASEDEAISKANATEMGLAAYVWSKDARRGWEVPEQLEAGIVGVNDPLPSVAFAPMGGAKQSGLGREGSSLGLEEFEEVQYVAWRA; the protein is encoded by the coding sequence GTGAACCTGAAATCAGCACACCACCTGATTAATGGGACCTGGCATTCGTCCGACTCCTCCAAGGATGTGCTGGATCCAGGCAATGGCAGCACAGTCGGGGAGGTCGCGTGGGGCGATGCCGCGGACGCAACACGGGCGGCCGATGCAGCAGCGGAGGCTTTTGGCAGCTGGTCCCGGACCACCGTCCGGACCCGGGCAGACCTCCTTCAAAATGCGGCCGCCCTGTTGGCCGAGCGACGCAACGAACTCGCCCACACGTTGGCGTTGGAGGCCGGCAAGCGGCTACCGGAAGCCCAAGGCGAAGTGGACTTCTCCGTGGAATACTTCCGCTGGTTCGCGGAGGAAGTACGCCGCAGCACCGGAACGGTCAGCCCACCCGAGCTCAGGGGCCGGCGCCATCTCAGCACGCGCAAGCCAATAGGTGTGGCTTTGAGCCTGACCCCGTGGAACTTCCCGGTCTCCATCCAGGCCCGAAAGCTGGCGGCCATGCTCGCCGCCGGATGCACCGTCGTGGGCCGCGTCTCTGACAAGGCGCCTCTGGCCGCCACCGGGCTCTTCGAAGTCCTTCATGACGCCGGCTTCCCTGCCGGCGTCGTGAACCTGGTCCACGGCCCGTCCCGCGAAACGACCGCAGCGCTGCTCAAGCACCCCGCCGTGCGCGCTGTCAGCTTCACCGGCTCCACCGGGGTTGGCCGCCAGATCATGGCGTCCGCCTCGGACCGCATTGTGAGGCCGCTGCTTGAACTGGGCGGCAACGCCCCGTTCATTGTGTTCGAGGATGCCGACCTTGACGCGGCCGTGGAAGGGGCGGTTCTTGGCAGGCTCCGGAACACCGGCCAATCCTGCGTAGCCGCAAACCGCTTCCTGGTTCAGGACAGCATCGCGGACGAGTTCGCCCGGAAACTGGCGGCGAAATTCGATGCGTTGACGATCGGCCACGGCGTTCCCGAAGGTGACTCGGCAGTCCCCGATCTGGGACCCGTGATCGACGACGACCGGGTGCGCGCCGTGCAGGCGTTGGTCGATGATGCCCTGGACCGCGGCGCACGCCGCGTCACCGAACGTACCCAGGTCCCCGGCCAGGGTTCCTTCATGGCACCCACCCTCCTCGTCGACGTTCCCGCGGACGCGCCGTTGGTCAGCGACGAGGTCTTCGGACCTGCGGCCGGTGTTGTCACCTTCGCCTCGGAGGACGAAGCCATCAGCAAGGCAAACGCCACTGAAATGGGGCTTGCTGCCTACGTGTGGAGCAAGGACGCCAGGCGGGGCTGGGAAGTACCTGAGCAGCTGGAGGCAGGCATCGTCGGAGTCAACGACCCCCTCCCCTCAGTAGCCTTCGCCCCCATGGGCGGTGCCAAGCAGTCCGGCCTCGGCAGGGAAGGGTCCAGCCTTGGCCTGGAGGAGTTTGAGGAGGTCCAGTACGTGGCGTGGAGGGCCTAG
- a CDS encoding carbohydrate ABC transporter permease, giving the protein MLASISRRAILGIYALIIIVPLTVVGFGSFKSTQELFEGPFSLPQSLSPSNYAEVIGGQNLGSSFLNSVIVTAISVPLTLFIASLAGYAVSRLRGFVSWAIFGFLVLGMAIPAQANMVPLYVLFGRLGLLDSLTGLILANVVSTLPIAVFILGGFMRTLPKELYEASSIDGTGPWKTYASIALPLSTPSIAAAAIFLFVIHWNELLYPLLFIQSPGNRTLPLALLSFQGEFQTNYPLLFAGVILASLPVVVAYIFLQRYFVAGITAGASKG; this is encoded by the coding sequence ATGCTCGCCTCAATAAGCCGCCGCGCCATCCTCGGCATCTACGCGCTGATCATCATCGTCCCACTGACTGTGGTGGGGTTTGGCAGCTTCAAATCAACACAGGAATTGTTCGAAGGCCCCTTCAGCCTGCCGCAATCCCTCTCCCCGTCCAACTATGCCGAAGTCATTGGTGGCCAGAACCTCGGCTCGTCATTCTTGAACAGCGTGATCGTCACCGCGATATCCGTTCCGCTCACTCTGTTCATCGCCAGCCTGGCCGGCTATGCAGTGTCACGGCTCAGGGGATTCGTGTCGTGGGCCATCTTCGGATTCCTGGTCCTGGGCATGGCAATCCCGGCCCAAGCCAATATGGTCCCGCTCTATGTGCTCTTCGGTCGGCTCGGACTCCTGGACAGCCTCACGGGACTGATCCTGGCAAACGTCGTCTCAACCCTGCCGATCGCCGTGTTCATCCTGGGTGGCTTCATGCGCACCCTGCCCAAGGAACTCTACGAAGCGTCCTCGATCGATGGCACCGGCCCGTGGAAGACCTACGCCTCCATCGCCCTGCCGCTCTCGACACCATCCATCGCGGCCGCGGCCATCTTCCTGTTCGTCATCCACTGGAATGAACTGCTGTATCCGCTCCTGTTCATCCAGTCCCCCGGAAACCGCACACTGCCACTGGCACTGCTCAGTTTCCAAGGTGAATTCCAAACCAACTATCCCCTGCTGTTCGCCGGCGTCATCCTGGCATCCCTGCCAGTCGTCGTCGCCTACATCTTCCTGCAGCGCTACTTTGTAGCGGGCATCACCGCAGGCGCCAGCAAGGGATGA
- a CDS encoding carbohydrate ABC transporter permease: MSTHTGMAAKRQAPDSRAGAPVKKRRSPTRVNPALYLFPLPAVAIIAFFLVMPTLQAFQYAVTDWNGFSAAFNYVGVDNFVRAFTKDSLFTNALTNNLKFVLLVVIAQTVFSLLLALLLTKNSRGSIVLRALFFFPTILSSVSVAFIWKFIYDPNFGLANSVLGAVGLEGLQGSYLGDNNQALYWVAVTQVWFHAGQMMVVYIAGLQAIPRELYEAAEMDGANKWQQFKSITWPFVAPATSIVVAYTTVQSFKAFDLILGIAGNPPKSSLDILSTRIYSTFANSEFGYAAAQSIIFMAMIALVTWLQRRLLRLTPKGE, from the coding sequence ATGAGCACCCACACCGGAATGGCTGCCAAGCGGCAAGCACCCGACAGCAGAGCGGGGGCTCCGGTGAAGAAGCGCCGGTCCCCCACGCGCGTGAATCCTGCGCTCTACCTGTTTCCGTTGCCGGCAGTGGCCATCATCGCTTTCTTCCTGGTGATGCCGACCCTCCAGGCATTCCAGTACGCGGTGACTGACTGGAACGGCTTCTCGGCGGCGTTCAACTACGTGGGCGTGGACAACTTCGTCCGGGCGTTCACCAAGGACTCGTTGTTTACCAACGCGCTGACGAACAACCTGAAGTTCGTGCTCCTGGTCGTCATCGCCCAGACAGTATTCTCGCTTCTGCTGGCGCTGCTCCTGACAAAGAACTCCCGCGGCAGCATCGTGCTTCGAGCCCTGTTCTTCTTTCCTACCATCCTGTCCTCCGTCTCCGTGGCGTTCATCTGGAAGTTCATCTACGATCCCAACTTCGGCCTGGCGAACTCGGTCCTGGGTGCAGTGGGCCTGGAAGGACTCCAAGGCTCATACCTGGGCGACAACAACCAGGCCTTGTACTGGGTAGCTGTGACGCAGGTCTGGTTCCACGCCGGGCAGATGATGGTGGTCTACATTGCGGGACTGCAGGCCATACCGAGGGAACTCTACGAGGCCGCGGAGATGGATGGCGCAAACAAGTGGCAGCAGTTCAAGTCCATTACCTGGCCCTTCGTGGCACCCGCAACGTCCATCGTGGTCGCTTACACCACCGTGCAATCGTTCAAGGCGTTCGACCTGATCCTCGGCATCGCGGGCAATCCGCCCAAGAGCTCCCTGGACATCCTCTCCACACGCATCTACAGCACCTTCGCCAACTCGGAGTTCGGCTATGCGGCCGCCCAATCGATCATCTTCATGGCGATGATCGCTCTGGTCACCTGGCTTCAGCGTCGCTTGCTCCGGCTGACCCCGAAGGGGGAATAA